A stretch of Nilaparvata lugens isolate BPH chromosome 12, ASM1435652v1, whole genome shotgun sequence DNA encodes these proteins:
- the LOC111051591 gene encoding ras association domain-containing protein 10-like, whose protein sequence is MTTATGGAGGEIPVWVSGQQLWVRGVDRKTTCNDVITALLGRQEDGYVIVERWRRVERPLGGDTRLLKLWTTWGDARDEVKLSLRRVSDDDSGRGSPSAVSRRRKHHHHHHRQKKDTQTVHPKRLAQLSKTQSIERLLKLILVQGETIQSQLQRLHDREDQIEQLEDETHKARVSVLGSDYVLQTYLGGDASTPSTSRKTHHHEDEKENDSGVVTEGTPTGENACTPTEDPAKEDDDPTIEEDIEAEIQDLQKRIELWEKVLKVNKKLEKEEENLVRLYVNFKRCGEMESLQNELDQKQQQLERGARQLEINNCSLLEADSALEARRRYLRVLQSELDASDQETERLLKASDPRNVHHTRLKYSRDFDSNSDTGLSSLHSSSEEGTYVLDTLV, encoded by the coding sequence ATGACAACAGCTACAGGGGGTGCAGGGGGCGAGATACCAGTGTGGGTGTCAGGCCAGCAGCTGTGGGTGCGAGGGGTGGACCGCAAGACCACGTGCAATGACGTCATCACAGCCCTCCTCGGTCGTCAGGAGGACGGCTACGTGATAGTGGAGAGGTGGAGAAGGGTGGAGAGGCCTCTCGGAGGAGACACACGCCTCCTCAAGCTGTGGACCACGTGGGGTGATGCCAGGGATGAGGTGAAGTTGTCCCTCAGGAGGGTGTCGGATGATGACAGTGGTCGTGGGAGTCCCAGCGCTGTGTCACGACGCAGAAAacaccatcatcatcaccatcgccAGAAAAAGGACACCCAAACTGTTCACCCTAAAAGACTGGCACAACTTTCTAAAACCCAGAGTATCGAGCGTCTTCTGAAGCTGATTTTGGTGCAAGGGGAAACGATTCAAAGTCAGCTTCAACGACTTCATGATCGGGAAGATCAGATTGAACAGCTGGAAGATGAAACCCACAAAGCAAGGGTGAGCGTCTTGGGGTCAGACTATGTCCTACAAACCTACCTTGGAGGCGACGCATCCACACCATCCACCTCCCGAAAAACACACCACCACGAAGACGAGAAGGAGAACGACAGTGGGGTAGTAACAGAGGGGACACCAACGGGGGAGAACGCGTGCACCCCTACAGAGGACCCCGCCAAAGAAGACGATGATCCAACCATCGAGGAGGACATCGAGGCTGAGATCCAGGACCTCCAGAAGAGGATCGAGCTCTGGGAGAAGGTGCTCAAGGTCAACAAGAAActggagaaagaagaggagaacCTGGTGAGGTTGTATGTCAACTTCAAACGATGTGGAGAAATGGAATCTCTACAGAATGAGTTGGACCAGAAACAGCAGCAACTGGAGCGAGGTGCCAGGCAGCTGGAGATCAACAATTGTTCCCTGCTGGAAGCTGATTCAGCGCTGGAGGCGAGGCGAAGGTACCTGAGGGTTCTCCAGTCAGAACTGGACGCCAGTGATCAGGAGACTGAGCGTCTCCTGAAGGCGTCCGATCCCAGAAATGTGCACCATACTAGGCTAAAGTACTCCAGAGACTTTGATTCGAATTCTGATACCGGACTTAGTTCGCTGCATAGCAGTAGTGAGGAAGGGACCTATGTTTTGGATACGCTAGTATAG